The following proteins are encoded in a genomic region of Roseisolibacter agri:
- a CDS encoding type IV pilus twitching motility protein PilT produces MEKILRAAVERGASDLHIKADDVFRARVDGRLVPLTRQALTAEQTRAIAQSLIPVEADRARLDELSDYDCSYALPGVGRFRVNIMRQRGAFSVVMRAIPYDVPTLEKLRLPPAVSRIADAERGMILVTGVTGSGKSSTMAAMVRQINERSEKHIVTLENPIEFLHADVRASVTQREIGVDTDSFRSGLRAALRQDPDVILIGEMRDAETVDTAMKAAETGHLLVSTLHTPDAQSTILRTMAMFPPEEQEVVRMRLAESLHAVISQRLLPRASGQGRVVAAEIMINTAAIRDLIAEGRVSEIRDLMTEGRMQYGMQTFDQHLTDLVRSGEVTYEVALGAATRPADFALQFKMLGASIPAPAPAAAAEASVPEPAGAGAGAKGMDGLQGAGEFDFLNG; encoded by the coding sequence ATGGAAAAGATCCTGCGCGCCGCCGTCGAGCGCGGCGCCTCCGACCTGCACATCAAGGCCGACGACGTCTTCCGGGCGCGCGTCGACGGGCGCCTGGTGCCGCTGACCCGGCAGGCGCTGACGGCGGAGCAGACGCGCGCGATCGCGCAGTCGCTGATACCGGTGGAGGCCGACCGCGCGCGCCTCGACGAGCTGTCCGACTACGACTGCTCGTACGCGCTGCCGGGCGTCGGGCGCTTCCGCGTCAACATCATGCGGCAGCGGGGCGCGTTCTCGGTCGTGATGCGCGCCATCCCGTACGACGTGCCGACGCTCGAGAAGCTGCGGCTGCCGCCCGCCGTGTCGCGCATCGCCGACGCGGAGCGCGGGATGATCCTGGTCACCGGCGTCACGGGCTCGGGCAAGTCGAGCACGATGGCCGCGATGGTGCGGCAGATCAACGAGCGCTCCGAGAAGCACATCGTCACGCTCGAGAACCCGATCGAGTTCCTGCACGCCGACGTGCGCGCGAGCGTGACGCAGCGCGAGATCGGCGTCGACACCGACAGCTTCCGCAGCGGCCTGCGCGCCGCGCTGCGCCAGGATCCCGACGTGATCCTGATCGGCGAGATGCGCGACGCCGAGACGGTCGACACCGCGATGAAGGCGGCCGAGACGGGCCACCTGCTCGTGTCGACGCTGCACACGCCGGACGCGCAGAGCACCATCCTGCGTACGATGGCGATGTTCCCGCCCGAGGAGCAGGAGGTCGTGCGCATGCGTCTCGCGGAGTCGCTGCACGCCGTCATCTCGCAGCGCCTGCTCCCGCGCGCGAGCGGCCAGGGGCGCGTGGTGGCGGCCGAGATCATGATCAACACGGCCGCGATCCGCGACCTGATCGCCGAGGGGCGCGTGAGCGAGATCCGCGACCTCATGACCGAAGGCCGCATGCAGTACGGCATGCAGACGTTCGACCAGCACCTGACGGACCTCGTGCGCTCGGGCGAGGTGACGTACGAGGTGGCGCTGGGCGCCGCGACGCGGCCGGCCGACTTCGCGCTGCAGTTCAAGATGCTGGGGGCGTCGATCCCGGCGCCGGCGCCGGCCGCCGCGGCGGAGGCGAGCGTCCCCGAGCCGGCGGGCGCCGGCGCCGGCGCGAAGGGGATGGACGGCTTGCAGGGCGCCGGGGAGTTCGACTTCTTGAACGGGTGA
- a CDS encoding dihydrodipicolinate synthase family protein, with amino-acid sequence MTRVLAGAMAPAVTPFDADGAVARASFETNVRAHVAAGLSGVVVAGSSGEAALLDEGERAALLTWARALVPSDRWLIAGIGGESTRQVIQRARVAADAGADAVLVVSPHYYGKRMSEAALHAHFTAVADASPLPVLLYNIPVYAHLVLSPELVARLSRHGNVVGMKDSAGDLATLARYVESQRDDFRVLTGHGGTWAQALALGVSGGILAVSLFAPALTLAVWEAARAGDADGAAALQARLVPLARDVVAALGPAGLKAAMTMVGLEGGVPRAPLLALDDAEREQVRAAFAAAVVPLVGAPPTPVAARGLAAAH; translated from the coding sequence ATGACCCGAGTCCTCGCCGGCGCAATGGCGCCGGCCGTCACGCCGTTCGACGCCGACGGCGCGGTCGCGCGCGCGTCCTTCGAAACGAACGTGCGCGCGCACGTCGCGGCCGGCCTGTCCGGCGTCGTGGTGGCCGGATCGAGCGGCGAGGCCGCGCTGCTGGACGAGGGGGAGCGCGCGGCGCTGCTGACGTGGGCGCGCGCGCTCGTGCCGTCGGACCGCTGGCTGATCGCGGGCATCGGCGGCGAGAGCACGCGGCAGGTGATCCAGCGCGCGCGCGTGGCCGCCGACGCGGGCGCCGACGCGGTGCTGGTCGTATCGCCGCACTACTACGGCAAGCGGATGAGCGAGGCGGCGCTGCACGCGCACTTCACCGCCGTCGCCGACGCGAGCCCGCTGCCGGTGCTGCTGTACAACATCCCGGTGTACGCGCACCTCGTGCTGTCGCCGGAGCTGGTGGCGCGGCTGTCGCGCCACGGCAACGTCGTCGGCATGAAGGACAGCGCGGGCGACCTGGCGACGCTCGCGCGCTACGTCGAGTCGCAGCGCGACGACTTCCGCGTCCTCACCGGCCACGGGGGCACGTGGGCGCAGGCGCTCGCACTCGGCGTCTCGGGCGGCATCCTCGCGGTCTCGCTGTTCGCGCCGGCGCTGACGCTGGCCGTGTGGGAGGCCGCGCGCGCGGGCGACGCCGACGGCGCCGCGGCGCTGCAGGCGCGGCTGGTGCCGCTGGCGCGCGACGTGGTCGCGGCGCTGGGGCCCGCGGGGCTCAAGGCCGCGATGACGATGGTCGGGCTGGAGGGCGGCGTGCCGCGCGCGCCGCTGCTGGCGCTGGACGACGCGGAGCGCGAGCAGGTGCGCGCGGCGTTCGCGGCGGCCGTGGTGCCGCTCGTCGGCGCGCCGCCGACGCCGGTCGCGGCGCGAGGGCTCGCGGCGGCGCACTGA
- a CDS encoding M28 family peptidase codes for MSDAAARAHLRALAHAPRPAGGAAEAVARAHAADTLRRLRFDVQEVPFTYSALVGRWGTPIAGLASITVLAAAASFGAAGRASAALTLMSAALVVGGMIGWWAARRGVLSAPVLRRRGVNLVATRGDARPTVWLVAHLDSKSQPVPIGVRAAGVTGTIVAWLAALVLAGAQLAGATWATPAVWWALAAFAAVAGVPVAASVVTARSPGALDDASGVATVLLAAEALRDLPEAPGVLLTSAEELGLAGARAWCAQRHAAGEVAGVALNVDGVDDVGALTAMTGARVPTALVAALEAAARDAGATLGVRRLVPGILVDAVALADAGWATLTLSRGTWGTLTRIHSPRDSADRLDGTGVAEAARVLAGAARALLGAARGGARGGEPGVRVPPAGRTA; via the coding sequence GTGAGCGACGCGGCCGCGCGTGCCCACCTGCGCGCGCTCGCGCATGCGCCGCGGCCCGCGGGCGGCGCGGCCGAAGCGGTGGCGCGCGCGCACGCGGCGGACACGCTCCGTCGCCTCCGCTTCGACGTGCAGGAGGTGCCGTTCACCTACTCGGCACTCGTCGGCCGGTGGGGGACGCCGATCGCGGGCCTCGCGTCGATCACGGTGCTCGCAGCGGCCGCGTCGTTCGGCGCCGCGGGACGCGCGAGCGCGGCGCTGACGCTGATGTCCGCGGCGCTGGTCGTCGGCGGCATGATCGGCTGGTGGGCCGCGCGGCGCGGCGTGCTGAGCGCGCCCGTGCTGCGCCGCCGCGGCGTGAACCTGGTCGCGACGCGCGGCGACGCGCGGCCGACGGTGTGGCTGGTGGCGCACCTCGACTCGAAGTCGCAGCCGGTGCCGATCGGCGTACGCGCGGCGGGCGTGACGGGAACCATCGTCGCCTGGCTCGCCGCCCTCGTCCTCGCCGGGGCGCAGCTGGCCGGCGCGACGTGGGCGACGCCCGCGGTCTGGTGGGCGCTGGCCGCGTTCGCCGCGGTCGCCGGCGTGCCCGTGGCGGCGAGCGTCGTGACCGCGCGCTCGCCCGGCGCGCTCGACGACGCGTCGGGCGTGGCGACGGTGCTGCTGGCGGCCGAGGCGCTGCGCGACCTGCCGGAGGCGCCCGGCGTGCTGCTGACGAGCGCGGAGGAGCTGGGGCTGGCGGGCGCGCGGGCGTGGTGCGCGCAGCGGCATGCAGCGGGCGAGGTAGCCGGCGTCGCGCTGAACGTCGACGGCGTGGACGACGTGGGTGCGCTGACCGCGATGACGGGCGCGCGCGTGCCGACGGCGCTCGTCGCGGCGCTGGAGGCGGCGGCGCGCGACGCGGGGGCGACGCTCGGCGTGCGCCGCCTCGTGCCCGGGATCCTCGTGGACGCCGTCGCGCTGGCGGATGCGGGGTGGGCGACCCTGACGCTGAGCCGCGGCACGTGGGGGACGCTGACGCGCATCCACTCGCCGCGCGACAGCGCGGACCGGCTGGATGGCACCGGCGTGGCCGAGGCGGCACGCGTGCTGGCGGGCGCGGCGCGCGCGCTGCTGGGCGCCGCTCGCGGCGGCGCTCGGGGCGGCGAACCGGGCGTCCGGGTACCCCCGGCGGGGCGGACGGCCTAG
- a CDS encoding adenylosuccinate synthase, whose protein sequence is MFDSTTRTLVVVGAQWGDEGKGKLVDVLAERADWVVRYQGGANAGHTVHIGEVSFVLHQIPSGILHPGVRCAIGNGVVLDPETLFHEIDELVTDGIDVEGRLYVSERAHLVLPYHKLVDAESAASKAIGTTGRGIGPAYEDKIARRGVRVLDLRHPERMRELVERGAAHANAQLATFGSAKRVDVEQTLAMLAGLAPRLLPLAEDVGLCIHRALKQGAAVLLEGAQGSMLDVDHGTYPFVTSSSTTSSGAAVGVGIAPTAIDAVLGVVKAYTTRVGNGPLPTEIPGELGEEVRRLGNEFGATTGRARRCGWFDAVVVRYATRVNGLTGLAMTKLDVLDTLDRIALCVGYEVDGELYTEFPGDLTMLDRAVPKYEWFEGWQQHTGDARTMEDLPPAARRYLDRIQDLVEAPIAFVSVGTRRDQIIGVTP, encoded by the coding sequence ATGTTCGATTCGACGACGCGCACGCTTGTGGTGGTCGGCGCCCAGTGGGGCGACGAGGGGAAGGGCAAGCTGGTGGACGTCCTGGCGGAGCGGGCCGACTGGGTCGTGCGCTACCAGGGCGGCGCCAACGCCGGGCACACGGTGCACATCGGCGAGGTGTCGTTCGTCCTGCACCAGATCCCGAGCGGCATCCTGCATCCCGGCGTGCGGTGCGCGATCGGCAACGGCGTCGTGCTCGATCCCGAGACGCTGTTCCACGAGATCGACGAGCTGGTGACCGACGGCATCGACGTCGAGGGGCGGCTCTACGTCAGCGAGCGCGCGCACCTCGTGCTGCCGTACCACAAGCTGGTGGACGCGGAGAGCGCGGCCAGCAAGGCGATCGGCACGACGGGGCGTGGCATCGGCCCCGCGTACGAGGACAAGATCGCGCGGCGTGGCGTGCGCGTGCTCGACCTGCGCCACCCGGAGCGGATGCGCGAGCTGGTGGAGCGCGGCGCCGCGCACGCGAACGCGCAGCTGGCGACGTTCGGGTCGGCGAAGCGCGTGGACGTCGAGCAGACGCTGGCGATGCTGGCCGGCCTCGCGCCGCGCCTGCTGCCGCTGGCGGAGGACGTCGGGCTGTGCATCCACCGCGCGCTGAAGCAGGGCGCCGCGGTGCTGCTGGAAGGCGCGCAGGGCTCGATGCTCGACGTCGACCACGGCACGTATCCGTTCGTGACGTCGAGCAGCACGACGTCGAGCGGCGCGGCGGTGGGCGTGGGCATCGCGCCGACGGCGATCGACGCGGTGTTGGGCGTGGTGAAGGCGTACACGACGCGCGTGGGCAACGGCCCGCTGCCGACGGAGATCCCCGGCGAGCTGGGTGAGGAGGTCCGCCGCCTGGGCAACGAGTTCGGCGCGACCACCGGCCGCGCGCGGCGCTGCGGCTGGTTCGACGCGGTGGTGGTGCGCTACGCGACGCGCGTGAACGGGCTCACGGGGCTGGCGATGACGAAGCTCGACGTGCTCGACACGCTGGACCGCATCGCGCTGTGCGTGGGCTACGAGGTGGACGGGGAGCTGTACACCGAGTTCCCGGGCGACCTGACGATGCTGGACCGCGCGGTGCCGAAGTACGAGTGGTTCGAGGGGTGGCAGCAGCACACGGGCGACGCGCGCACGATGGAGGATCTGCCGCCCGCCGCGCGCCGCTACCTGGACCGCATCCAGGATCTGGTGGAGGCGCCGATCGCGTTCGTGAGCGTGGGGACGCGGCGGGATCAGATCATTGGAGTCACGCCGTAA
- a CDS encoding YpdA family putative bacillithiol disulfide reductase: MSAERGAPRAEEIHRMEYVDVVVVGAGPCGLAAAISAMRAGLTVAVIERGPVCSTIVEYPLYATFFSTAEKLSIGGLPFLIADTKPTRRDALAYYRGAVRHFGIPVRQYETVVAIEGKSPQLHVRSVRRSGESRTLRCRAVIVATGYFGTPNKLHVPGEDLPHVSHVYREAHEAFDQDVVVVGGGNSAAEAALDLYRTGARVTLVHFGPTWDKRIKPWVLPDVANRIAEGSITACWNSRVTEIRPDVVVIRGPDGEQELAADHAYLLTGFAPDTALLQASGVRVDPATGIPAHDPATFETNVRGIYMVGVLVAGYDANQVFIENGRFHGDRIVAHLTGSGRVGEALISEDPDS; this comes from the coding sequence GTGAGCGCCGAGCGCGGAGCGCCGAGGGCCGAGGAGATCCATCGCATGGAGTACGTGGACGTGGTCGTGGTCGGCGCCGGTCCCTGCGGTCTCGCGGCGGCGATCAGCGCCATGCGCGCGGGGCTGACGGTGGCGGTGATCGAGCGCGGACCGGTGTGCTCCACGATCGTCGAGTACCCGCTGTACGCGACCTTCTTCTCGACGGCGGAGAAGCTGTCGATCGGCGGGCTGCCCTTCCTGATCGCGGACACCAAGCCGACGCGGCGCGACGCGCTGGCGTACTACCGCGGCGCGGTGCGGCACTTCGGCATCCCCGTGCGGCAGTACGAGACGGTGGTCGCGATCGAGGGGAAGTCGCCGCAGCTGCACGTGCGCAGCGTGCGCCGCTCGGGCGAGTCGCGCACGCTGCGCTGCCGCGCGGTGATCGTCGCGACGGGCTACTTCGGCACGCCGAACAAGCTGCACGTCCCGGGTGAGGATCTCCCGCACGTGAGCCACGTGTATCGCGAGGCGCACGAGGCGTTCGACCAGGACGTCGTCGTGGTCGGCGGCGGCAACTCGGCCGCCGAGGCGGCGCTGGACCTGTACCGGACGGGCGCGCGCGTGACGCTGGTGCACTTCGGCCCGACGTGGGACAAGCGCATCAAGCCGTGGGTGCTGCCCGACGTCGCGAACCGGATCGCCGAGGGGAGCATCACGGCGTGCTGGAACTCGCGGGTGACGGAGATCCGGCCGGACGTGGTGGTGATCCGCGGCCCGGACGGCGAGCAGGAGCTGGCCGCCGACCACGCCTACCTGCTGACGGGCTTCGCGCCGGACACGGCGCTGCTGCAGGCGAGCGGCGTGCGCGTCGACCCCGCCACGGGGATCCCGGCGCACGACCCGGCGACGTTCGAGACGAACGTGCGCGGGATCTACATGGTGGGCGTGCTGGTGGCGGGCTACGACGCGAACCAGGTCTTCATCGAGAACGGGCGCTTCCACGGGGACCGGATCGTGGCGCACCTCACGGGGAGCGGGCGGGTCGGCGAGGCGCTGATCTCGGAGGACCCGGACTCCTGA
- a CDS encoding glycine--tRNA ligase, producing MPASNQPDVMDKLVSLAKRRGFIFQSSEIYGGTGSVWDYGPLGVELKKNIKDRWWHALVRMRDDVEGLDAAILMHPKVWEASGHVAGFVDPLVDCKACKGRFRADKLQDARCPRKPSKQPGEHTECQLTEPRQFNLMFKTFMGALEDSASVVYLRPETAQGIFVNFLNVQQSTRQKVPFGIAQIGKAFRNEITPGNFTFRTREFEQMEMQFFVDPNADHMEWFEYWKAQRMQWHLDLGLKEDRLHFHQHGAGELAHYARAAFDIEFDFGGTLGFQEIEGVHHRGDFDLGRHQEYSGKKLEYFDQPNNRRFVPFVIETSVGADRVTLAALANAYREEEVAGESEGRVVLGLHPAIAPIKAGIFPLVKKDGMPEFAEKLGNELRRRFPVFYDETGAIGRRYRRQDEVGTPFCLTVDGQTLEDNTVTVRDRDSLTQERVAADRVGAFLDEKLAG from the coding sequence ATGCCCGCCAGCAACCAGCCCGACGTGATGGACAAGCTCGTGTCGCTCGCCAAGCGGCGCGGCTTCATCTTCCAGTCCTCCGAGATCTACGGCGGGACCGGGTCGGTGTGGGACTACGGCCCGCTGGGCGTGGAGCTGAAGAAGAACATCAAGGACCGCTGGTGGCACGCGCTCGTGCGCATGCGCGACGACGTCGAGGGGCTCGACGCGGCGATCCTGATGCATCCCAAGGTGTGGGAGGCGAGCGGCCACGTCGCGGGCTTCGTCGATCCGCTCGTCGACTGCAAGGCGTGCAAGGGCCGCTTCCGCGCCGACAAGCTGCAGGACGCGCGCTGCCCGCGGAAGCCGAGCAAGCAGCCGGGCGAGCACACGGAGTGTCAGCTCACCGAGCCGCGCCAGTTCAACCTGATGTTCAAGACGTTCATGGGCGCGCTCGAGGACTCCGCGAGCGTCGTCTACCTGCGCCCGGAGACGGCGCAGGGGATCTTCGTGAACTTCCTGAACGTGCAGCAGTCGACGCGCCAGAAGGTCCCGTTCGGGATCGCGCAGATCGGCAAGGCGTTCCGCAACGAGATCACGCCCGGGAACTTCACGTTCCGCACGCGCGAGTTCGAGCAGATGGAGATGCAGTTCTTCGTCGACCCGAACGCGGACCACATGGAGTGGTTCGAGTACTGGAAGGCGCAGCGCATGCAGTGGCACCTCGACCTCGGCCTCAAGGAAGACCGGCTGCACTTCCACCAGCACGGCGCCGGTGAGCTGGCGCACTACGCGCGCGCGGCGTTCGACATCGAGTTCGACTTCGGCGGCACGCTCGGCTTCCAGGAGATCGAGGGGGTGCACCACCGCGGCGACTTCGACCTCGGGCGGCACCAGGAGTACTCGGGGAAGAAGCTCGAGTACTTCGACCAGCCCAACAACCGCCGCTTCGTGCCGTTCGTGATCGAGACGTCGGTGGGCGCGGACCGCGTGACGCTCGCCGCGCTGGCCAACGCCTACCGCGAGGAGGAGGTCGCGGGCGAGAGCGAGGGCCGCGTGGTGCTCGGCCTGCATCCCGCCATCGCACCGATCAAGGCGGGCATCTTCCCGCTCGTGAAGAAGGACGGGATGCCCGAGTTCGCGGAGAAGCTCGGCAACGAGCTGCGCCGCCGCTTCCCGGTGTTCTACGACGAGACGGGCGCGATCGGCCGCCGCTACCGCCGCCAGGACGAGGTCGGGACGCCGTTCTGCCTCACGGTCGACGGGCAGACGCTGGAGGACAACACGGTGACGGTGCGCGACCGCGACTCGCTGACGCAGGAGCGCGTGGCCGCCGATCGCGTGGGCGCGTTCCTGGACGAGAAGCTGGCCGGCTGA
- a CDS encoding SDR family oxidoreductase: MPTALVTGASRGIGRAIARRLAATHDIVAVARSGDELQALADEIAREGGRCRAIPLDVTDAGAVHAALDGLEVDVLVNNAGIGVLKPFLELTPDEWRRMVDVNFNALFHVTRAVLPGMVAREAGHVVIIGSIAGRSAFVGGTCYAATKHAVMGFAESLMLEVRDAGVKVSVVSPGSVATDFSPPRARDVAWQLLPEDVAESVAHLVATPPGVLVHRLEVRALSPKRPRG; this comes from the coding sequence ATGCCCACCGCCCTCGTCACGGGTGCCTCGCGCGGCATCGGCCGCGCGATCGCGCGGCGCCTCGCCGCCACGCACGACATCGTCGCCGTCGCCCGCTCGGGTGACGAGCTGCAGGCGCTCGCGGACGAGATCGCGCGCGAGGGCGGCCGCTGCCGCGCCATCCCGCTCGACGTCACCGACGCCGGCGCCGTGCATGCCGCGCTCGATGGGCTGGAGGTCGACGTGCTGGTGAACAACGCCGGCATCGGCGTGCTGAAGCCGTTCCTGGAGCTGACGCCCGACGAGTGGCGGCGCATGGTGGACGTCAACTTCAACGCGCTCTTCCACGTCACGCGCGCCGTGCTGCCCGGCATGGTGGCGCGCGAGGCGGGACACGTCGTCATCATCGGCTCGATCGCGGGGCGCAGCGCGTTCGTGGGCGGGACGTGCTACGCCGCCACGAAGCACGCCGTGATGGGCTTCGCCGAGTCGCTGATGCTGGAGGTGCGCGACGCGGGCGTGAAGGTCTCGGTCGTGAGCCCGGGCTCCGTGGCCACCGACTTCTCGCCGCCCAGGGCGCGCGACGTCGCGTGGCAGCTGCTGCCCGAGGACGTGGCCGAGTCGGTGGCGCACCTGGTCGCGACGCCGCCGGGCGTGCTGGTGCACCGCCTGGAGGTGCGCGCGCTCTCGCCCAAGCGGCCGCGGGGCTGA
- a CDS encoding sensor histidine kinase produces the protein MVAVRVFPEAEPDLFGPPAAPPPAAGPGDGVAEDVAESAPEVVVEPYFERASPVERTMAKVADEAAATAQLALRELAAVREIARAFHTADRLEELYQFALERIVPLLGASFASVYVREGHGDTMRLAAAHNWPDRYARWMGDARVRLGSGPSGEAAAERRMVEVPDVFADPALADWQDVARELGFRALVALPLAGNGAGSGTPHVFGAIAFYFADESRLADDQRWLLRVVADQLAAAAEKADLIDELRRANAALVESNAELERQYVAVLEARRVKDEFLANMSHELRTPLAAVQGYVALMLDELSGPLTEAQREDLVRVRGAGSRLLELIDNLLELTTLKRGGLEVHVDECDPRAPLQDAIAQATGRAGTVALRVEEPTTLLPPLRSDRKKIAKILVSLLANAYKFTAAGEVIASVEVRDGRVAYRVQDTGIGIPPDAQQMVFDEFRQVDGSAVRRYGGSGLGLALARRIARLLGGDIALESAVGQGSTFTVELPLDFYPPVDPNSALGTPALGVPAIPWHG, from the coding sequence GTGGTCGCCGTGCGCGTCTTCCCGGAAGCAGAGCCCGACCTGTTCGGCCCACCGGCCGCGCCGCCACCCGCGGCGGGGCCGGGCGACGGCGTCGCCGAGGACGTCGCCGAGTCGGCCCCCGAGGTCGTGGTCGAGCCGTACTTCGAGCGCGCCTCACCCGTCGAACGAACCATGGCCAAGGTGGCCGACGAGGCCGCGGCGACCGCGCAGCTGGCGCTGCGCGAGCTGGCGGCCGTGCGCGAGATCGCGCGCGCCTTCCACACCGCGGACCGGCTCGAGGAGCTGTACCAGTTCGCGCTCGAGCGCATCGTGCCGCTGCTGGGCGCGTCGTTCGCGTCGGTGTACGTGCGCGAGGGCCACGGCGACACGATGCGCCTGGCGGCCGCGCACAACTGGCCCGACCGCTACGCGCGCTGGATGGGCGACGCGCGCGTCCGCCTGGGCAGCGGCCCGAGCGGCGAGGCCGCGGCCGAGCGGCGCATGGTCGAGGTGCCGGACGTCTTCGCGGATCCGGCGCTCGCAGACTGGCAGGACGTGGCGCGCGAGCTGGGCTTCCGCGCGCTGGTGGCGCTGCCGCTGGCCGGGAACGGCGCGGGGAGCGGCACGCCGCACGTCTTCGGCGCGATCGCGTTCTACTTCGCCGACGAGAGCCGCCTGGCCGACGACCAGCGCTGGCTGCTGCGCGTGGTGGCCGACCAGCTGGCCGCGGCGGCCGAGAAGGCCGACCTGATCGACGAGCTGCGGCGCGCCAACGCGGCCCTCGTCGAGAGCAACGCGGAGCTGGAGCGGCAGTACGTCGCCGTGCTCGAGGCGCGGCGCGTGAAGGACGAGTTCCTGGCGAACATGAGCCACGAGCTGCGCACGCCGCTGGCCGCGGTGCAGGGCTACGTGGCGCTGATGCTCGACGAGCTCTCGGGCCCGCTGACGGAGGCGCAGCGCGAGGACCTGGTGCGGGTGCGCGGCGCCGGCAGCCGGCTGCTGGAGCTGATCGACAACCTGCTGGAGCTGACGACGCTCAAGCGCGGCGGGCTGGAGGTCCACGTGGACGAGTGCGATCCGCGCGCGCCGCTGCAGGACGCGATCGCGCAGGCGACGGGCCGCGCGGGGACGGTCGCGCTGCGGGTGGAGGAGCCGACGACGCTCCTGCCGCCGCTCCGCAGCGACCGCAAGAAAATCGCGAAGATCCTCGTTAGCTTGCTGGCCAACGCGTACAAGTTCACCGCGGCGGGCGAGGTCATCGCCTCGGTGGAGGTGCGCGACGGGCGGGTGGCGTACCGGGTGCAGGACACCGGGATCGGCATCCCGCCCGATGCACAGCAGATGGTCTTCGACGAGTTCCGGCAGGTGGACGGCTCGGCGGTGCGGCGGTACGGCGGCTCGGGGCTCGGCCTGGCGCTCGCCCGGCGGATCGCCCGACTGCTCGGCGGCGACATCGCGCTGGAGTCGGCGGTCGGGCAGGGATCGACCTTCACGGTCGAGCTGCCGCTCGACTTCTACCCGCCGGTCGATCCGAACAGCGCGCTGGGCACGCCCGCCCTGGGGGTGCCCGCGATCCCGTGGCACGGGTGA
- a CDS encoding histone deacetylase family protein, with protein sequence MSQPVQPVPTQAPVAFVSHSDCGRHDTGWEHPEHVGRLRAVLRAVGRDIPLFEALQHVEARHATPEALALAHDPGYVDVVRTMAGSGGGRLDADTVVSAGSWDAGTAGAGAVLDGLDLVMAGSARRAFAAVRPPGHHALRASGMGFCLFGNVALAAHHARRRHGLERVLIVDWDVHHGNGTQALVQDDPGIRFVSMHQWPWYPGTGAADDRGPHGTVWNVPLPGGLPRERYVDAWERAVDAATTGWTPELLIVSAGFDCLAGDPLGAFTLELDDVDRMTRALVARATDWCGGRVVSALEGGYAPDRVGEACVVHLHALQ encoded by the coding sequence ATGTCGCAACCCGTCCAGCCCGTCCCCACGCAGGCGCCCGTCGCGTTCGTGTCCCACTCCGACTGCGGCCGGCACGACACCGGGTGGGAGCACCCGGAGCACGTCGGCCGGCTGCGCGCCGTGCTGCGCGCCGTCGGGCGCGACATCCCCCTGTTCGAGGCGCTTCAGCACGTCGAGGCGCGCCACGCGACCCCCGAGGCGCTCGCGCTCGCGCACGACCCCGGCTACGTCGACGTGGTGCGCACGATGGCCGGGTCGGGCGGCGGGCGCCTGGACGCGGACACGGTCGTCAGCGCGGGCTCGTGGGACGCGGGGACGGCAGGCGCCGGCGCGGTGCTGGACGGCCTCGACCTCGTGATGGCCGGGAGCGCGCGACGCGCCTTCGCGGCCGTGCGTCCGCCGGGCCACCACGCGCTGCGCGCCTCGGGGATGGGCTTCTGCCTGTTCGGGAACGTCGCGCTGGCGGCGCACCACGCGCGCCGGCGGCACGGGCTGGAGCGCGTGCTGATCGTCGACTGGGACGTCCACCACGGCAACGGCACGCAGGCGCTGGTGCAGGACGACCCCGGCATCCGCTTCGTGTCGATGCACCAGTGGCCGTGGTATCCGGGGACGGGTGCGGCCGACGACCGCGGGCCGCACGGCACGGTCTGGAACGTCCCGCTGCCCGGCGGCCTTCCACGGGAGCGCTACGTGGACGCGTGGGAGCGCGCGGTCGACGCCGCGACCACGGGCTGGACGCCCGAGCTGCTGATCGTGTCCGCCGGATTCGACTGCCTCGCGGGCGACCCGCTGGGCGCGTTCACGCTGGAGCTGGACGACGTCGACCGGATGACGCGGGCGCTGGTGGCGCGCGCGACGGACTGGTGCGGCGGGCGCGTGGTGAGCGCGCTCGAGGGCGGCTACGCTCCCGACCGCGTGGGCGAGGCCTGCGTCGTGCACCTGCACGCTCTGCAATGA